The nucleotide window GCTAATGATGTAGTGAACCCTGCAGCCAATAATGATGAATCAAGCCCCATCTATGGCATGCCTATTCTGGAAGTTGAAAATGCAGAGAACATCATTGTCATGAAACGCAGCATGGCTGCCGGTTATGCCGGCATAGAGAATGAGCTGTTCTTCAACCAAAAAACAACCATGCTATTCGGTGATGCAAAAAGTTCGCTGGAAAAATTGGTGAGTGATATAAAATTGAATTAAAAAAATATTATATTTGCAAATTCTGATGTAAAAACAAAAAACCATTTTTGCCATGAGAAGAATAGTTTATTTTTCATTGATCATTGTATCAGGCGCTTTATTCAACTGCACCGACAACACCGAGCTTGAAGAAAGGGTAGAATCCCTGGAAAGAAAGGTAGAAAACCTATCTGCGAATAAGGTGATCAATAATCCCAATACCGCCTCAAATCCCAGCGGAGTTGTGGAAGGCCCGCTCTCTGAGATCACATTTGAAGAAAATGAATTTGATTTTGGGGATATTAATGCAGGAGATATCGTAACGCATATCTTTAAGTTCAAAAATAGCGGGGATGCTCCGCTGATTATTGAAAGCGCTACTGCATCTTGCGGCTGTACAGTGCCAAAATGGCCTAAGGAACCCATACCTCCGGGGGGAGAAAGTGATATAGAAGTAAGGTATGACAGTAAAAATAAAGCAGGGATCCAGCAAAAGACCGTTACGATCAGGGCCAATACACAACCCAATATTACCAAGCTCACTATTAATTCAAATGTGATCAAAACCGGCACGGATAATACAACGGTCCCCTTAAAGCATGATCATGATCATTAAAACGGTGTTCATGTGTTCGTGTGTTCACGTTACCCGAACACTTGAACACATGAACACTTTTCTATATGACGATAAACCTTTAACAATTAAAAATATGCTATCATTTATTTTATTACAAGCCAATCCTCCACCGGACGGTGATTCTGGTATGAATTTTACATGGATATTTTTTGGGGCTATCATTCTGATTTTTTATTTTTTTATGATCAGGCCTCAGCAGAAAAAACAAAAATCTCAAAAAACATTTATAGATTCCATAAACAAAGGCGATATGGTGGTAACTACTGGCGGTATCCATGGGAAGGTACTAAGTACCGAGGATCAACAGATAACCCTTGAAATAGATAGGGGCGTAAAAATCAAGATTGATAAAACTTCAATATCTTTGGAGGCAAGTAAGAGATACGCTAAAGATAGTAGCAGCAGGCAGTAGGCAAAAGGGTGGAATCATCGGATGATTAGATAGATTGTGCGTTGGACTCATCCGATGATTCGAGTTTCGGATTTCGAGTTTCGTCCCGAGTACTCGGGATCGAATTTCGGATTTCGAGTTTCGAGTTTTTGGATTTTTTTCCCATTATTACTATAGAGGGGCAAAGACAATGACTATAAGAAGTGTCGTGTCAAGGATATTTTTTTGAACGATAAACCGAAATAATTAATGAAATTTTCAAAAAATTTACTAGTATGGTTATATAAATCATTCTTTGAAAGAAAAAAAGAAGACCTCACAATAATAATACTATGCATAGTTGCTGCAGCTACTTTTTGGTTTTTTATTGCGATGAACAAGCACTATAATACTGCTAAGATCACCTATCCCATTAAAGTAAATTATGATAAAAATACCTTTATTCGTGTTGCCGATCTTCCCCCGAAAATAGAGTTAAATGTTGCCGGCCAGGGTTGGGATTTACTAAAGAAAACCTTCTGGTTTAATATAAAACCTATTGAATTGCAACCAGCCGATCTGCCTAAAAGCAGGTATTTAACTTCATCTTTTTTAATGTCTGTCGTCTCAGCCCAGCTCAAAGATATCAAGATCAACTACATCATGAATGATACGACCCATCTATACTTTGATTATCGTGTT belongs to Cytophagales bacterium and includes:
- a CDS encoding DUF1573 domain-containing protein; amino-acid sequence: MRRIVYFSLIIVSGALFNCTDNTELEERVESLERKVENLSANKVINNPNTASNPSGVVEGPLSEITFEENEFDFGDINAGDIVTHIFKFKNSGDAPLIIESATASCGCTVPKWPKEPIPPGGESDIEVRYDSKNKAGIQQKTVTIRANTQPNITKLTINSNVIKTGTDNTTVPLKHDHDH
- the yajC gene encoding preprotein translocase subunit YajC is translated as MLSFILLQANPPPDGDSGMNFTWIFFGAIILIFYFFMIRPQQKKQKSQKTFIDSINKGDMVVTTGGIHGKVLSTEDQQITLEIDRGVKIKIDKTSISLEASKRYAKDSSSRQ